One Phaseolus vulgaris cultivar G19833 chromosome 2, P. vulgaris v2.0, whole genome shotgun sequence DNA window includes the following coding sequences:
- the LOC137811595 gene encoding uncharacterized protein — protein sequence MKTCSVDFNNKDLDISFFVFKPTVVIVEHLVHGLQHFSLLTQNLGCVQSSIFRSIHGNMIIWYGAWHKRPSDEKDKLTENLQSMLAINVTGMAVLVEHNFLEAYAGESRNGSLTVKLSTGDIISMHSVVTVTRDLNDLSYAALAIFRSRFSKIDGITSGLCMKGQCLPSVVCIHVWQSLQFCYSWILHPDHRNWMMPYLERFSIQMKYDIFRVVYVSAENVMNLPRVLPHTLLEDAEESTPHLMQQ from the exons ATGAAGACATGCTCTGTGGATTTTAACAACAAGGATTTGGACATAAGTTTCTTtgttttcaagccaactgtGGTAATTGTTGAGCATCTTGTTCATGGACTCCAACACTTTTCCTTACTCACTCAGAATCTTGGTTGTGTACAAAGCTCTATATTTAGGAGCATACATGGAAATATG ATCATATGGTATGGAGCATGGCATAAACGACCGAGTGATGAAAAAGACAAGTTGACAGAAAATCTT CAATCAATGCTAGCCATTAATGTAACAGGAATGGCAGTGTTAGTTGAACATAATTTCCTTGAAGCATATGCTGGAGAATCAAGAAATGGTTCTTTAACTGTGAAGTTGAGCACTGGTGACATAATCTCCATGCACTCGGTAGTGACAGTTACTAGGGATCTTAATGATCTTTCCTATGCAGCACTAGCAATTTTTAGGTCTCGTTTTTCCAAAATAGATGGCATAACTTCTGGCCTTTGTATGAAAGGCCAATGCTTACCAAGTGTGGTATGCATTCATGTGTGGCAGTCCCTACAATTTTGTTACTCGTGGATTCTCCACCCAGATCATAGAAACTGGATGATGCCTTATCTTGAACGATTCTCCATTCAGATGAAGTATGATATTTTTCGAGTAGTTTATGTTAGTGCTGAAAATGTAATGAATCTTCCCCGTGTTCTTCCTCATACGTTGTTAGAAGATGCAGAAGAGAGCACACCACACCTGATGCAACAATGA